A part of Cannabis sativa cultivar Pink pepper isolate KNU-18-1 chromosome 6, ASM2916894v1, whole genome shotgun sequence genomic DNA contains:
- the LOC115724567 gene encoding axial regulator YABBY 5 — protein MSSCSVDVAPEQLCYIPCNFCNIVLAVSVPCSSLFDIVTVRCGHCTNLWSVNMAAAFQSLSWQQDHHLQAQNYNYNNSAPDYRIDSGSSSRCNINTRLAMRAPTTATTTTNITEERVVNRPPEKRQRVPSAYNQFIKEEIQRIKANNPDISHREAFSTAAKNWAHFPHIHFGLMLKTNNQTKLENNGSEKHLMPSRAALLNK, from the exons atgtcGAGCTGCAGCGTTGATGTTGCGCCTGAGCAACTCTGCTACATCCCCTGCAACTTTTGCAATATCGTTCTCGCG GTAAGTGTTCCATGCAGCAGCCTGTTTGACATAGTGACCGTCCGATGCGGGCACTGCACTAATCTATGGTCCGTGAATATGGCCGCTGCTTTTCAGTCACTCTCTTGGCAACAAGATCATCATCTCCAG GCACAAAATTACAACTACAATAATAGTGCTCCAGATTACCGAATTGACTCGGGGTCTTCATCAAGATGTAACATTAACACTAGGCTTGCTATGAGAGCTCCCACTACTGCTACCACTACTACTAACATCACTGAAGAGAGGGTTGTCAATCGAC CTCCCGAGAAGAGGCAGCGAGTCCCCTCTGCATATAACCAGTTTATAAA GGAGGAGATTCAACGAATCAAGGCTAATAATCCAGATATTAGCCATAGGGAAGCCTTTAGCACAGCTGCTAAGAAT TGGGCACATTTTCCCCATATCCATTTCGGACTGATGTTGAAGACCAACAATCAAACTAAGCTGGAAAATAAT GGATCTGAGAAGCATCTTATGCCGTCAAGGGCTGCACTCCTAAATAAATGA
- the LOC115724958 gene encoding nuclear pore complex protein NUP1 yields METSAQTTSFGEQRGAGGKLKRPARKPPSTPYSRPPALPTQIDRGQRRWLSKLVDPAYRLISDGASIFFPNFFSKSPFTIDANTEDHENQEAETVVQDEANGNEQNDTVNHELSGTTGVVGPGTAADVSENISDLVLPNKDKGGNLPNESGLSEIEKLLKGKNFSRDEVNHLMLIINSRAAEVPDVHKGKEYQRTPSRGAAASHEIISTSDRNQRDLQGSLWKTSTPLPKSAMPDDVCASPIDIAKAYMGSRTLETGHSIKGMISKEERNSLYSADFVSKPFMSSPSSKPCRPGAMLQDEQDHLTPQSQSGRYGLHNIPRTPYSRTIFSKSKSKLMPSLGDSDKGTRPSTSLQTSQTPVYGQVKSSSDALEDNHGSTGPIRRSRNRFGTQTPGTQNRFGRQTPGTQHRRATQTPGTQHRLATHSPGTQSPFRGSGFIEPSSVGPSRVENSSTSQGFLPAFIRSVEPREISGSQFHSANRKNHSYDVGVPTVHPHSSQIARTILDHIDRNPPTPKDKSQELRLAFEWKKPDSSSTPSIDPNQHKSKNSLLNLTALESQKIVNQDDQNKPAQDTSDKSNSRFMFPHQESTVKSVDTISNPRSNVFLSNGVDGVSQMKNSHEEVTKITSSQVVTLQKKPAASGTNKPLLSNISVDKPNSIWKFSSDQSSGFTFPVSTASGVSSEPPTPSIMPSFSANTQLQLKDGHAIPSYTFGSSSTTPSLVFSFPSTSSSAIQNDTSDIKFSFGSDNPRLSFGSVKKDAICY; encoded by the exons ATGGAGACGAGTGCCCAAACGACGTCGTTCGGAGAACAACGCGGTGCCGGAGGTAAGCTCAAGAGGCCGGCTCGCAAGCCACCGTCAACTCCCTACTCTCGTCCTCCGGCGCTACCGACCCAAATAGATAGGGGTCAGCGGCGATGGTTGTCCAAGCTCGTTGATCCCGCATACCGCCTCATTAGTGATGGCGCCTCCATCTTCTTTCCGAATTTCTTCTCAAAATCACCTTTCACCATTGATGCCAACACTGAAGATCACG AGAATCAGGAGGCTGAGACAGTTGTGCAAGACGAGGCCAATGGTAACGAACAAAATGACACTGTAAAT CATGAGCTGTCCGGAACAACTGGAGTAGTAGGTCCTGGAACAGCAGCAGATGTTTCGGAGAACATTTCTGATTTGGTTCTGCCCAACAAAGATAAAGGAGGCAACCTTCCCAATGAGAGCGGACTTTCCGAAATCGAAAAGTTATTAAAGGGGAAAAATTTTTCGAG GGATGAAGTAAATCATTTAATGCTAATAATAAATTCAAGGGCAGCTGAAGTTCCAGATGTACATAAAGGAAAGGAGTACCAACGTACTCCCTCCAGGGGGGCTGCAGCATCTCATGAAATTATCAGTACATCTGATAGAAATCAGAGAGATTTGCAAGGTTCTTTATGGAAAACTTCAACACCCCTTCCTAAATCGGCG ATGCCAGATGATGTTTGTGCTTCACCAATAGATATTGCCAAAGCATACATGGGAAGCCGAACATTAGAAACTGGCCATTCTATTAAGGGAATGATTTCAAAAGAAGAAAGGAATTCATTATATAGTGCTGACTTTGTATCAAAGCCATTTATGTCTTCACCTTCTTCTAAGCCATGCCGGCCAGGTGCCATGCTACAGGATGAGCAAGATCATCTAACCCCCCAAAGTCAAAGTGGAAGATATGGGCTTCACAACATTCCACGAACCCCCTACTCGAGAACAATCTTTTCAAAGTCCAAGTCCAAG TTAATGCCCTCACTAGGTGATAGTGATAAGGGGACGAGACCATCTACTTCTCTGCAAACATCTCAAACACCTGTTTATGGGcag GTGAAGTCAAGTAGTGATGCATTGGAGGATAACCATGGCTCAACAGGACCGATTCGTAGGTCAAGAAATAGATTTGGTACACAAACTCCTGGTACACAAAATAGATTTGGCAGACAAACTCCTGGTACTCAACACAGACGTGCTACACAAACTCCTGGTACTCAACACAGACTTGCTACTCATTCTCCAGGTACACAATCACCTTTCAGAGGATCTGGTTTTATTGAACCATCATCTGTTGGGCCTTCAAGGGTTGAAAATTCTAGTACATCTCAAGGTTTCTTGCCTGCTTTTATAAGAAGTGTTGAACCAAGAGAAATTAGTGGCTCCCAATTTCATTCAGCTAACAGGAAAAATCACAGTTATGATGTGGGTGTCCCAACTGTTCATCCACATTCTAGTCAGATAGCTAGGACAATCTTGGATCATATAGACAGAAACCCGCCCACTCCCAAGGACAAGTCACAGGAGTTGAGGCTAGCTTTTGAATGGAAGAAACCTGATTCTTCCAGTACCCCTTCAATtgatccaaatcaacacaagtCTAAGAATAGCTTACTGAATTTAACAGCCTTGGAATCTCAAAAGATAGTGAATCAAGATGACCAGAATAAACCTGCTCAAGATACTTCTGACAAGAGCAATTCCCGTTTTATGTTTCCACATCAGGAAAGTACTGTAAAATCAGTTGATACCATATCCAATCCTCGGTCGAATGTTTTCCTTAGCAATGGGGTTGATGGAGTGTCCCAAATGAAAAATTCACACGAG GAGGTCACCAAGATTACCTCCTCTCAGGTGGTAACCCTACAAAAGAAGCCTGCAGCTTCAGGGACTAATAAGCCACTTTTGTCTAATATCTCCGTTGACAAGCCTAACTCGATCTGGAAATTTTCGTCGGATCAAAGCTCTGGGTTTACTTTTCCTGTTTCTACGGCCTCTGGAGTGAGCTCTGAGCCACCAACGCCATCCATAATGCCATCGTTTTCAGCAAATACTCAGCTTCAGCTCAAAGATGGACATGCCATTCCTTCATATACCTTTGGCTCATCATCAACTACGCCATCTCTTGTATTTTCTTTCCCTTCTACAAGCAGTTCTGCAATCCAAAATGACACTTCCGATATTAAGTTCAGCTTTGGCTCAGATAATCCCAGGTTATCTTTTGGTTCAGTGAAGAAAGATGCCATCTGCTATTAA